The Schizosaccharomyces pombe strain 972h- genome assembly, chromosome: I genome contains a region encoding:
- the abc4 gene encoding vacuolar phytochelatin and glutathione S-conjugate ABC family transmembrane transporter Abc4 produces the protein MENFHHRPFKGGFGVGRVPTSLYYSLSDFSLSAISIFPTHYDQPYLNEAPSWYKYSLESGLVCLYLYLIYRWITRSFTVKQTVGSEFSGLRKAHGILLWLLSILFLGMTAFMFVNDAFPTAFSDPPVKICLLAYSVHLFLLHSLRMIYPRARPTLYHAAVLLNLLLLPPIFHFYSYPFFFVDHPPLSSYSPFLWFYFFITIVGNFIPLFTPRVWYPLFPEDNYQPSAEQVCSMFNFACSYGYLNPLVLTAKRRVVEVDDTPVIPDYDKNKAWTYRFERMKTPSLFITIHKIFWRQILGMGVSSFMVSVCQFLSPIALNRLLKHLESPSSSSVNPLVWIVLLLTGPFLTSLFTQFYLFMSTRYLARSYTTLVQQIYNKVIRSRFVQNKSGDSKVGRSNNLISTDVDDIGEIREFIHIIVRAPVEIAGSIYLLQKLLGWSAYVGLALTVLTCSVPIVLGPLVAKLTLRANRATDSRIELMSELLQSIRITKFFGWELPMLDRVKQRRQVELNRTWKLLLMEICIQVLVESLPVFSMFATFVVFTTIMGQTITPSIAFTSISLFSFIRTQFSWIAYLMRQIVQIFVSIGRVSDFLNDPDEVDPVNTIEDTSQEIGFFNASLTWVSNPSPGDFCLRDLNIVFPRNKLSIVIGPTGSGKSSLISALLGELSLNKGSYNLPRSKGVSYVSQVPWLRNATIRDNILFDYPYIEERYKKVIQACGLLTDLQSFVASDLTEIGEKGVTLSGGQKQRIALARAVYSPTSIVLMDDVFSALDIHTSNWIYKHCFQSSLMENRTVILVTHNVHLFMDSAAFIVTVKNGSAFPVTDKSSPLLFLAEQAASASEAAAPDLAAIPIPNEVDDAEAADEKDGKLVEEEQRVTGDVVFSEIFSYMKHFGSGFYVAAVLLFFVTTQATSILIDLWVAFWTNSSVNSPDVNNNKFLFVYGTMLLAYSLLDFLRTVSYDRGAWWASRKLHDSMLESVFGTFASWFDKTPTGRIVNRFAKDIRSIDMNLSGWLFFSINCFLSVAGGILSVSSAMPIFMIPAVIVCLAGYYFGLLYTRAQVGVKRLISIYTSPIFSLLGESIVGVSVIRAFNRQTIFKQMFSERLDNLVRLQSTSYNLNRWVAVRTDGISGLVGAIAGLIALLQKDLSPGVVGFSLNQAVIFSSSVLLFVRSCNSLQAEMNSYERVLEYSKLPQEPAPTIAGQVPATWPKEGDIVFNHVSVSYSAAGPTILKDVNLHINPSEKVAVVGRTGSGKSTLGLTLLRFTHRISGEIYINGRETQSVNLNALRQRISFIPQDPILFSGTVRSNLDPFDELEDNFLNEALKTSGASSMIMAHTDDQKPIHITLDTHVASEGSNFSQGQKQVLALARAIVRRSKIIILDECTASVDDAMDQKIQKTLREAFGDATMLCIAHRLKTIVDYDKVMVLDKGVLVEYGPPAVLYHNNGHFRRMCDGSGITFLPPETRGSKSA, from the coding sequence ATGGAAAACTTTCACCATCGTCCGTTTAAAGGTGGTTTTGGAGTTGGTCGTGTACCAACCTCTTTGTACTATTCCCTTTcagatttttctttatctgCGATATCTATTTTTCCTACACATTATGATCAACCTTACTTAAATGAGGCACCATCATGGTATAAATATTCTTTGGAGAGTGGTCTTGTGTGTTTATATctgtatttaatttatcGATGGATTACTCGGTCGTTTACTGTTAAACAGACCGTCGGCAGTGAATTTTCAGGGCTGCGAAAAGCTCATGGAATTTTGTTATGGCTTCTGTCTATTCTCTTTTTGGGAATGACTGCTTTCATGTTTGTAAATGACGCTTTTCCTACTGCATTTTCTGATCCTCCTGTAAAAATATGCTTACTTGCATATTCCGTccatttgtttcttttgcaTTCTCTTCGAATGATTTATCCACGTGCGCGACCGACCTTGTATCATGCAGCAGTTTTGCTTAATTTACTCCTTCTTCCCCCCATCTTTCATTTCTACTCTTaccccttttttttcgtagACCATCCTCCTCTCTCTAGCTATTCTCCTTTCCTATggttttacttttttattaccaTTGTGGGGAATTTTATCCCATTGTTCACCCCCCGTGTTTGGTATCCTTTATTTCCTGAGGATAACTATCAGCCTTCTGCTGAACAGGTCTGTAGTATGTTCAATTTTGCATGCTCCTATGGATACCTGAATCCATTAGTTTTGACAGCTAAGCGTCGTGTCGTTGAAGTTGACGATACTCCGGTTATACCAGATTATGATAAGAACAAAGCTTGGACATATCGTTTCGAACGCATGAAAACCCCTTCCCTATTTATTACTATACATAAGATATTTTGGAGACAAATCTTGGGGATGGGTGTTTCCAGTTTTATGGTCAGCGTCTGTCAGTTTCTTTCTCCTATTGCCTTAAATCGTCTTCTAAAGCATTTGGAATCACCTTCATCTAGTTCAGTTAATCCATTGGTTTGGATTGTCCTTTTGTTAACTGGCCCCTTTCTCACTTCTCTTTTTACCCAGTTTTATTTGTTCATGTCGACTCGTTACCTCGCGCGTTCTTACACAACTCTTGTACAGCAAATATACAACAAAGTCATTCGATCTCGATTTGTTCAAAACAAATCGGGGGATTCAAAAGTTGGAAGATCCAACAATTTAATTTCTACTGATGTGGATGATATTGGTGAAATTCGTGAGTTTATTCATATCATTGTTCGTGCGCCTGTTGAAATTGCTGGATCCATTTATCTTCTCCAAAAACTTTTAGGGTGGAGTGCGTATGTTGGTTTAGCGTTAACTGTTTTAACTTGTTCCGTCCCTATTGTTTTAGGACCTTTGGTCGCAAAGCTTACATTGCGAGCTAATCGTGCAACTGATTCGCGTATCGAGCTCATGTCAGAATTATTGCAGAGCATCCGTattaccaaattttttggatggGAATTGCCAATGCTTGATCGAGTGAAACAACGGAGACAAGTCGAACTCAATCGTACTTGGAAGTTATTACTAATGGAGATTTGTATACAGGTGTTAGTTGAATCACTTCCTGTGTTTAGTATGTTCGCAACTTTTGTAGTTTTTACTACCATAATGGGCCAAACTATTACACCATCAATAGCTTTTACCTCTATATccttattttctttcattcgTACACAATTTTCTTGGATTGCCTATCTTATGCGTCAAATAGTTCAAATTTTCGTTTCCATTGGTAGGGTTTCtgactttttaaatgaCCCCGATGAAGTGGATCCTGTCAATACTATTGAAGATACTTCCCAGGAAATTGGTTTTTTCAATGCTTCTTTAACTTGGGTATCCAATCCGTCTCCTGGAGATTTTTGCTTACGAGATTTGAACATTGTGTTTCCCAGAAATAAACTGTCAATTGTAATAGGTCCCACCGGTTCTGGCAAAAGTTCGCTAATTTCCGCATTACTGGGAGAACTCAGTTTAAATAAAGGTTCATACAACCTACCTAGATCAAAAGGCGTTTCCTATGTTTCTCAAGTACCTTGGTTGAGAAATGCCACTATACGAGACAATATCTTATTTGATTATCCGTACATCGAGGAGAGATATAAAAAGGTTATCCAAGCTTGTGGATTGCTCACTGACCTACAAAGTTTTGTTGCAAGTGATCTAACCGAAATTGGCGAAAAAGGTGTAACGTTATCTGGTGGCCAAAAGCAGCGTATTGCTCTTGCGAGGGCAGTATACTCCCCAAcatcaattgttttaatggACGATGTTTTCTCTGCGTTGGATATTCATACTTCCAATTGGATTTATAAGCATTGCTTTCAAAGTTCTCTGATGGAGAATAGAACAGTTATTTTAGTAACACACAATGTCCATTTATTTATGGATTCTGCTGCTTTCATAGTTACTGTCAAGAATGGATCTGCTTTTCCCGTTACTGATAAGTCATCCcctcttttatttttggctGAGCAGGCAGCATCAGCTTCCGAAGCAGCTGCTCCAGATCTTGCTGCTATACCTATCCCAAATGAAGTCGATGATGCGGAAGCTGCTGACGAAAAAGATGGAAAGCTGGTTGAGGAAGAGCAGCGGGTTACAGGCGATGTTGTATTTAGTGAAATCTTTAGCTATATGAAACATTTTGGCTCTGGATTTTACGTCGCTGCTGTTTTACTGTTTTTCGTCACTACTCAAGCTACTTCAATTTTGATCGATTTGTGGGTTGCTTTTTGGACAAACAGCTCCGTGAATTCTCCTGACGTCAATAATAAcaagtttttgtttgtgtATGGTACAATGTTATTAGCATATTCTTTGcttgattttttgagaaCCGTGTCTTATGACCGCGGTGCTTGGTGGGCATCAAGAAAGCTTCACGATTCTATGCTTGAAAGCGTATTCGGTACCTTTGCCTCTTGGTTCGATAAAACGCCAACGGGGAGAATTGTCAATAGATTTGCTAAAGATATAAGGTCTATTGATATGAATTTATCGGGAtggcttttcttttccattAATTGTTTCCTATCCGTCGCTGGAGGTATTTTATCGGTGTCTTCCGCTATGCCTATTTTCATGATACCTGCAGTAATAGTTTGTTTAGCAGGATATTACTTCGGCTTGTTGTATACTAGGGCACAGGTTGGCGTTAAAAgattaatttcaatttatacTTCTCCTATCTTTAGTCTGCTTGGCGAAAGTATCGTCGGTGTGAGTGTAATTCGCGCATTCAATCGACAAACcatttttaagcaaatgTTTTCTGAGCGACTTGATAATCTCGTGCGCTTACAATCAACCTCTTATAATTTGAACAGATGGGTTGCTGTTAGAACAGATGGCATCAGTGGTCTAGTTGGTGCAATTGCCGGTTTAATCGCTCTTTTGCAGAAAGACTTGTCTCCAGGTGTGGTGGGTTTTTCTCTTAATCAGGCTGTTATTTTCAGTTCTTCGGTTCTGTTATTTGTAAGGTCATGTAATTCGTTGCAAGCTGAGATGAACAGCTATGAACGAGTTTTAGAGTATAGCAAACTTCCGCAAGAACCAGCACCCACTATTGCAGGCCAGGTACCAGCTACATGGCCTAAGGAGGGAGATATTGTGTTTAATCATGTTAGTGTTAGCTATTCCGCAGCCGGTCCTACTATCCTTAAAGACGTGAATCTTCATATAAATCCGAGTGAAAAGGTTGCTGTGGTCGGTCGTACTGGTAGCGGAAAGAGTACTCTTGGCCTTACACTATTACGGTTTACACATCGTATTAGTGgtgaaatatatattaacgGTCGTGAAACACAATCGGTAAACCTAAACGCTTTAAGGCAACGTATATCATTTATCCCTCAAGATCCAATCTTATTTTCAGGTACCGTACGCAGTAATTTAGATCCTTTCGACGAGCTTGAAGACAATTTTCTTAATGAAGCTCTCAAAACAAGTGGAGCCAGTTCAATGATTATGGCTCATACTGATGATCAAAAACCTATTCATATCACACTAGATACACATGTTGCTTCTGAAGGTTCTAATTTTTCACAAGGGCAAAAACAAGTCCTTGCATTAGCACGCGCAATAGTTAGACGTtccaaaattattattctAGATGAGTGTACTGCCTCTGTGGATGATGCTATGGATcagaaaattcaaaaaacatTGCGTGAAGCATTTGGCGATGCAACTATGTTATGTATTGCCCATCGTTTGAAAACTATTGTTGATTATGACAAAGTCATGGTCTTGGATAAGGGTGTATTGGTAGAGTATGGTCCCCCAGCCGTACTTTATCATAATAATGGTCACTTTCGACGTATGTGCGATGGCAGTGGAATTACTTTTCTGCCTCCTGAAACTCGAGGTTCGAAATCAGCatga